The Methylobacterium sp. PvR107 genome contains a region encoding:
- a CDS encoding DUF3095 family protein, whose product MGRTTPDFYASLPRFTAFSSLMDPGLYRPLPTTWWLGVTDVVGSQQQIGLGRYKAVNAAGAAIIAAVSNALGRRAFPFVFAGDGASFAIAPEDVDAAREALAATAVWVREALQLELRTALVPVSAVRDRGLDVRVARYAPSAHVSYAMFSGGGLPWAEAAMKAGDYAVAPAEPGSQPDLTGLSCRWQAIRPRHALMLSLMLVPQHSGDAPAFRQLVQEILHNVEISAEVARPMQDEGPQMHGPWAGLDLELRAMPGSRRSRLWRKLRLVARSIPEYLIYRTGLRVGAFDPAALRHEIVGNTDFRKYDDALRMTLDCTEAFADQLEAQLAGAEARGICHFGLERQLAAQLTCISPPVPGSGHMHFIDGAGGGYAAAAARLKGRAASVGAVVPTSP is encoded by the coding sequence ATGGGCCGCACGACCCCTGATTTCTACGCGAGCCTGCCCCGGTTCACCGCCTTCTCCAGCCTCATGGATCCAGGCCTCTATCGGCCTCTTCCCACGACTTGGTGGCTGGGTGTGACCGATGTCGTCGGCTCTCAGCAACAGATCGGGCTCGGCCGCTACAAGGCGGTCAATGCGGCCGGCGCAGCCATCATCGCGGCCGTTTCGAATGCTCTCGGCCGGCGCGCGTTCCCGTTCGTCTTCGCCGGCGACGGGGCAAGCTTCGCGATTGCCCCGGAAGACGTGGACGCCGCCAGAGAAGCGCTGGCCGCAACGGCCGTCTGGGTCCGTGAGGCGCTGCAGCTCGAGCTGCGCACCGCTCTGGTACCGGTCTCAGCCGTGCGCGATCGCGGGCTCGACGTGCGCGTCGCGCGCTACGCGCCCAGTGCTCACGTTTCCTATGCCATGTTCAGCGGAGGCGGCCTGCCCTGGGCAGAGGCCGCCATGAAGGCCGGCGACTATGCCGTCGCACCGGCTGAGCCCGGCAGCCAGCCTGACCTGACCGGCCTCTCCTGCCGCTGGCAGGCAATCCGTCCCCGCCACGCGCTGATGCTCTCGCTCATGCTCGTGCCGCAGCACAGTGGCGACGCGCCGGCCTTCCGGCAACTCGTGCAAGAGATCCTGCACAATGTGGAGATCAGTGCCGAGGTCGCACGTCCGATGCAGGATGAGGGACCGCAGATGCACGGACCGTGGGCGGGGCTGGATCTTGAACTGCGCGCCATGCCGGGCTCCCGTCGGAGCCGCCTCTGGCGCAAGCTTCGCCTCGTGGCACGATCGATTCCCGAATACCTGATCTACCGCACGGGCTTGCGGGTGGGAGCGTTCGATCCGGCCGCGCTTCGGCACGAGATCGTCGGGAATACGGACTTCCGCAAATACGATGATGCGCTGCGGATGACGCTGGACTGCACAGAGGCCTTCGCGGATCAGCTGGAGGCGCAGCTCGCCGGCGCAGAGGCACGGGGGATCTGCCATTTCGGGCTGGAACGGCAATTGGCTGCGCAGTTGACCTGCATCAGCCCTCCGGTGCCCGGCAGCGGGCACATGCACTTCATCGATGGCGCTGGCGGAGGCTACGCGGCGGCCGCCGCAAGGCTGAAGGGTCGGGCGGCAAGCGTCGGGGCCGTGGTGCCGACCAGCCCGTGA
- a CDS encoding adenylate/guanylate cyclase domain-containing protein, which produces MPGLESISRPGRTKRRFALLMFVAALGWSGWLAHLHIAGRATPLDYLEAAATDLRMRLAGPRTPPKDVAIVAIDDEIVRREGGFPISRTTMARLIETIAAARPRALAVDVLFLEDGRQPEADHALAAALRKVPAVLAAAAVFDEATNEGGIPVATAVHRPIPVIGAAALTGLVNLSEDAAGVPRHLPLVARADNGVAAHFVLRTAALAARSDPVLRDGQVRIGPTVIRLDLGYHLPLRPYGPRRTIQTLSAAALLDGTAPVAALADRVVVIGATALGGSDTFATAFDPVMPGVELLATGIAHLTAGDGLVRDARVRRLDGVAAVILAGAAVLLIALAPPLPAAILVLLLLAAWFALGTVAFSQGIWMSAALPLAAAGLPTLLCAVARQTLDRRQGLRLARSEQTLRRLQPAALAERLAWDPTYLAAPLTREIPVLFIDLTGFTGQSERLGPVRTRALLKTFHDLVDETASSHKGLVVNFMGDGAMVVFGALDPDPAQAENAVRAASDLIVRTRDWIARDPELAGAGRALDVRIGAHSGPAILSRLGSDTNQQVTATGDTVNVASRLLAVASEAKARLAVSADLLTAAGIVEPAGLFDERRTASIRGRSQPIAVWLTREPARLP; this is translated from the coding sequence GTGCCGGGGCTTGAATCGATCTCGCGCCCCGGGCGGACCAAGCGACGCTTCGCCCTCCTCATGTTCGTGGCCGCGCTGGGGTGGAGCGGCTGGCTCGCGCACCTGCACATCGCCGGACGGGCAACGCCCCTCGATTACCTGGAGGCGGCGGCGACGGACCTGCGCATGCGCCTGGCCGGTCCACGCACGCCGCCCAAAGATGTCGCGATCGTCGCCATCGACGACGAAATCGTCCGCCGGGAAGGAGGCTTTCCCATCTCGCGCACGACGATGGCGCGGCTGATCGAAACGATCGCCGCGGCCCGCCCCCGTGCGCTCGCCGTCGATGTCCTGTTCCTCGAAGACGGGCGCCAGCCCGAGGCGGATCATGCCCTCGCCGCCGCCCTCCGCAAGGTGCCCGCCGTCCTGGCGGCGGCAGCCGTCTTCGACGAGGCCACGAACGAAGGGGGCATCCCGGTCGCCACCGCCGTGCATCGCCCGATCCCGGTGATCGGCGCGGCCGCGCTGACGGGACTCGTCAACCTGTCCGAGGACGCCGCCGGCGTTCCGCGGCACCTTCCTCTCGTTGCCAGGGCGGACAACGGCGTTGCGGCCCATTTCGTCCTGCGCACAGCGGCCCTGGCGGCCCGAAGCGATCCGGTTCTGCGCGACGGACAGGTACGGATCGGGCCAACCGTCATCCGGCTCGACCTCGGCTATCATCTTCCGCTCCGTCCTTACGGACCGCGCCGCACGATCCAGACCTTGAGCGCCGCCGCACTTCTCGATGGGACGGCACCCGTCGCCGCTCTGGCGGACCGTGTCGTGGTGATCGGCGCGACGGCACTCGGGGGCAGCGACACCTTTGCGACGGCGTTCGATCCCGTGATGCCCGGCGTCGAACTGCTGGCGACCGGCATCGCCCATCTGACCGCGGGCGACGGACTCGTGCGCGATGCGCGCGTTCGGCGGCTCGACGGGGTGGCGGCCGTGATTCTCGCGGGCGCTGCCGTGCTCCTGATCGCGCTGGCCCCACCGCTCCCAGCAGCCATCCTCGTGCTCCTCCTCCTGGCCGCCTGGTTCGCTCTGGGCACCGTCGCCTTCAGCCAGGGCATCTGGATGAGCGCCGCCCTGCCGCTCGCAGCCGCTGGCCTGCCGACGCTCCTGTGCGCGGTGGCCCGCCAGACGCTGGATCGCCGCCAGGGCCTGAGGCTCGCGCGATCGGAGCAGACCCTGCGCCGACTTCAACCCGCCGCGCTCGCGGAACGGCTCGCCTGGGACCCGACCTATCTGGCTGCACCCCTCACGCGCGAGATCCCGGTGCTCTTCATCGATCTGACCGGCTTCACCGGCCAGAGTGAGCGACTGGGCCCGGTCCGCACCCGCGCCCTCCTCAAGACGTTCCACGATCTCGTGGACGAGACCGCCTCGTCGCACAAAGGCCTCGTCGTCAACTTCATGGGCGACGGCGCGATGGTCGTGTTCGGCGCCCTGGACCCCGATCCGGCGCAGGCGGAAAACGCCGTGCGGGCGGCCAGCGATCTCATCGTCCGGACCCGCGACTGGATCGCGCGCGATCCCGAACTGGCAGGCGCCGGACGGGCGCTCGACGTGCGGATCGGCGCGCATTCCGGACCGGCGATCCTCTCGCGCCTCGGCAGCGACACCAATCAGCAGGTCACGGCGACGGGTGATACCGTCAACGTCGCGAGCCGCCTGCTGGCCGTGGCGTCGGAGGCCAAGGCCCGCCTCGCCGTCAGCGCCGATCTCCTGACGGCTGCCGGCATCGTTGAGCCGGCCGGCCTCTTCGACGAGCGGCGGACGGCTTCCATCCGCGGACGGTCCCAACCCATCGCGGTTTGGTTGACGCGCGAACCTGCGCGGCTGCCATAG
- a CDS encoding FecR domain-containing protein — MRNLARVVTACAAVVVPVSVHAQTRCTETTRFDPPLRILRCTDGLTLEAERAATLRPVDRDGDGQLEGAEIGGSAVLVTLPPRSNTRRGGFQILTPHAIASVRGTIYAVDVTTAKTAVFVARGRVAVARRSTPAVSVTLGPGEGVDVGEDQAPLDVRRWPQERVRSLLERFGR, encoded by the coding sequence ATGAGGAATCTCGCGCGCGTCGTGACCGCATGCGCGGCCGTCGTCGTCCCGGTCTCCGTCCATGCCCAGACGCGCTGCACGGAAACGACCCGCTTCGACCCGCCTCTGCGGATCCTGCGATGCACCGACGGTCTCACGCTCGAAGCCGAGCGAGCGGCCACGTTACGGCCGGTGGATCGGGACGGCGACGGGCAGCTCGAGGGAGCGGAGATCGGCGGCAGCGCCGTACTCGTGACCCTGCCGCCGCGCTCGAACACGCGCCGGGGCGGCTTCCAGATCCTCACCCCCCACGCGATTGCCTCCGTGCGCGGCACGATCTACGCCGTCGATGTGACTACCGCCAAGACGGCAGTTTTCGTGGCTCGAGGCCGCGTCGCCGTCGCGCGCCGGAGCACCCCGGCCGTGTCCGTCACGCTCGGCCCGGGTGAAGGCGTCGATGTCGGTGAGGATCAGGCCCCCCTGGACGTGCGACGGTGGCCGCAGGAGCGCGTCAGAAGCCTGCTCGAGCGCTTCGGGCGGTGA
- a CDS encoding Crp/Fnr family transcriptional regulator yields MSAPNRLVGLLAANAFFAELGQDALQAIAGLCRMRSVARHEILFQKGDPGDALYAIRRGQIRIATGTEDGRSVTLNLLGPGDVFGEIALLDGHARTAEAIALEATDLFVIDRRDFLELLAHDATLAARIIGFLCRRLRWMSERMEEATLLPLDARLARRLVMLSEDYGAEIQVTQQELAAYVGAARESVNRVLQDWRRSGIIDLGRSRVRVKVAPRLAALGAPSRI; encoded by the coding sequence GTGAGCGCGCCGAACAGGCTTGTCGGGCTCCTGGCCGCCAACGCGTTCTTCGCCGAGCTGGGCCAAGACGCTCTTCAAGCCATCGCCGGCCTTTGCCGGATGCGCAGCGTTGCGCGTCACGAGATCCTCTTCCAGAAGGGGGATCCAGGCGATGCCCTCTACGCGATCCGTCGCGGGCAGATCCGCATCGCCACCGGCACCGAGGACGGCCGGTCCGTGACGCTCAACCTCCTCGGCCCGGGCGATGTCTTCGGCGAGATCGCCCTGCTCGATGGCCATGCCCGCACCGCAGAGGCCATCGCGCTCGAGGCGACGGATCTCTTCGTCATCGACCGGCGGGACTTCCTCGAACTCCTGGCGCACGACGCGACCCTGGCGGCGCGGATCATCGGCTTCCTGTGCCGACGGTTGCGCTGGATGAGCGAGCGCATGGAGGAGGCTACGCTCCTTCCCCTCGATGCCCGGCTGGCGCGGCGTCTGGTTATGCTGTCCGAGGATTACGGCGCCGAAATCCAGGTGACACAGCAAGAGCTCGCCGCTTACGTTGGCGCGGCGCGGGAAAGCGTCAATCGCGTCCTTCAGGATTGGCGTCGATCCGGCATCATCGATCTTGGGCGCTCACGCGTGCGTGTGAAGGTCGCGCCGCGTCTGGCGGCCCTCGGCGCGCCCTCACGGATCTGA